In one window of Octopus bimaculoides isolate UCB-OBI-ISO-001 chromosome 20, ASM119413v2, whole genome shotgun sequence DNA:
- the LOC106867602 gene encoding homeobox protein unc-62 isoform X2: MLATTHIVSPTASPNLPESKSTTSSGTSTTTSVITQQSTSSGQQSSESHSLEHEKKAICRHPLFPLMALLFEKCERATQTPDCPAGDSFDVDIQAFVQHQEKDRNPFFSDDTELDSLMVKAIQVLRIHLLELEKVNELCKDFCNRYITCLKSKMQSEHLLRTEVHSPTPNFDGSMSSSSGSNSGNVTPSLSTSSSQLTPTTTGPSSATGTTGITTTTSSSGGGGGGSGSSTSNHHHHHHHHSTSTTTTTTSTTSTTTNNTLAAAAAAAVSLQGQLQMQQQVVASMAANNVLIQQGLAAAAVQPAALSMGSLGQGQIVSGGTVYQMVQTPQGIVAQPIQIRTASLPNQVASGSPLIHGSTPLSQIGVVGTPNIIGQIPVTSAPPTPAPTQITPMGSLAQLGSDDEDMICKRKTKRGILPKTATKIMRSWLFQNIVHPYPSEDEKRQIAAQTNLTLLQVNNWFINARRRILQPMLDASNPDQAKVKKNKPPNRPLQRFWPENIANLRPQIPTTLDGNLSGSSSPLSIGDADGIGDAASNESSSLATSSQPSNQTIVLPNMETATFVINDGHIVNASTSLDKFRSLDHIAGHPSLSNISEASKFIHNSNINASTIMTTTTTATTTAITTSSIIISNNNTTTTATTTAPTTSRGGNSGLSSHSIDNSSSSSSSSSSSSSSNSAGAKAGTTTHRTNKEIDQNNTGKDLTACSSSSSSSSSSSNCGSGIDAIRQQTVCLTDNNLQDSPLLQQ; the protein is encoded by the exons ATGTTGGCAACTACTCACATTGTGTCACCCACAGCGTCTCCTAATCTACCAGAGTCGAAAAG CACCACCAGCAGTGGTACAAGCACTACAACGTCTGTGATTACTCAGCAATCGACCAGCAGCGGACAACAAAGTTCTGAATCCCATAGTCTTGAACATGAGAAGAAAGCAATTTGTCG GCACCCCCTCTTTCCTTTGATGGCTCTGTTATTTGAGAAATGTGAACGTGCAACTCAAACCCCTGATTGTCCAGCAGGAGATAGTTTTGATGTTGACATTCAGGCTTTTGTGCAACACCAGGAGAAGGACCGTAATCCTTTTTTCAGTGATGACACAGAATTGGATAGTTTA ATGGTGAAAGCTATTCAGGTTTTACGTATCCATCTACTGGAGTTGGAGAAAGTGAATGAGTTGTGCAAGGATTTCTGCAACCGTTATATAACATGCCTGAAAAGCAAGATGCAGAGCGAGCACCTCCTGCGCACCGAGGTGCATTCGCCAACCCCCAATTTTGATGGTTCAATGagcagcagtagtggcagcaACTCAGGAAATGTCACTCCTTCTCTCAGCACCAGTTCCTCACAGCTAACTCCAACTACAACAGGGCCATCATCAGCCACTGGAACCACtggcatcactaccaccacaagcagcagcggtggtggtggtggtggtagcggaaGTAGCaccagcaaccaccaccaccaccaccaccaccatagcaccagtaccaccaccactaccaccagcaccaccagcaccaccaccaataatactctagctgcagctgctgctgctgctgtttcactCCAAGGTCAGTTGCAGATGCAGCAGCAAGTTGTTGCCTCAATGGCTGCCAACAATGTCCTCATTCAGCAGGgtttagctgctgctgctgtacaaCCAGCTGCTCTTTCAATGGGTTCCTTAGGACAGGGGCAGATTGTATCTGGGGGAACTGTGTATCAAATGGTgcaaacaccacaaggtattgtTGCACAGCCAATTCAG ATTCGAACTGCTTCACTTCCTAACCAAGTGGCAAGTGGTTCACCTCTTATTCATGGTAGTACCCCTTTGTCACAGATTGGTGTTGTTGGAACTCCCAACATCATCGGACAAATCCCTGTTACTTCTGCTCCACCAACTCCAG CACCAACCCAGATCACTCCTATGGGCAGCCTTGCTCAACTTGGTTCCGATGATGAAGATatgatttgtaaaagaaaaactaaaagaggAATCCTGCCTAAGACTGCAACTAAAATTATGAGATCCTGGCTCTTTCAGAATATTGTG CACCCATATCCTTCAGAAGATGAAAAAAGACAAATTGCAGCCCAGACAAACCTAACATTACTTCAAGTCAACAACTG GTTCATCAACGCTCGTCGACGTATATTGCAGCCGATGCTGGATGCCAGCAATCCTGACCAAGCCAAAGTGAAGAAAAATAAGCCACCGAATCGACCTCTTCAAAGGTTCTGGCCTGAAAATATTGCCAATCTACGTCCCCAGATACCTACGACTCTCGATGGTAACCTTTCGGGTAGCTCCAGTCCTCTGTCTATTGGAGATGCTGATGGGATTGGGGATGCAGCATCCAATGAGAGCAGCTCTTTAGCCACATCAAGCCAGCCGTCCAATCAAACCATAGTGCTACCCAATATGGAAACAGCAACTT ttgtCATTAATGATGGCCATATTGTCAATGCTTCCACATCCCTGGACAAATTCCGTTCTTTGGATCACATTGCTGGTCACCCTTCTCTTTCAAACATCTCGGAAGCATCCAAGTTCATTCACAATAGCAACATCAATGCTtccaccatcatgaccaccacaaccaccgccaccaccactgccattacaacgtcttccatcatcatcagcaacaacaacaccaccaccactgccaccaccactgctcccACCACTAGTCGTGGTGGTAATAGTGGACTCAGCAGCCACAGCAttgacaatagtagtagtagtagtagtagtagtagtagtagtagtagtagtaactcaGCTGGTGCTAAAGCTGGTACTACTACTCACCGAACAAACAAAGAGATTGACCAAAATAACACAGGGAAAGACTTAACCGcttgcagtagtagcagtagtagtagtagtagtagtagtaattgtggtaGTGGTATTGATGCAATCAGACAGCAGACTGTCTGTTTGACTGACAACAATCTACAGGACTCTCCCTTGCTGCAGCAATGA
- the LOC106867602 gene encoding homeobox protein unc-62 isoform X1 yields MLATTHIVSPTASPNLPESKSSTTSSGTSTTTSVITQQSTSSGQQSSESHSLEHEKKAICRHPLFPLMALLFEKCERATQTPDCPAGDSFDVDIQAFVQHQEKDRNPFFSDDTELDSLMVKAIQVLRIHLLELEKVNELCKDFCNRYITCLKSKMQSEHLLRTEVHSPTPNFDGSMSSSSGSNSGNVTPSLSTSSSQLTPTTTGPSSATGTTGITTTTSSSGGGGGGSGSSTSNHHHHHHHHSTSTTTTTTSTTSTTTNNTLAAAAAAAVSLQGQLQMQQQVVASMAANNVLIQQGLAAAAVQPAALSMGSLGQGQIVSGGTVYQMVQTPQGIVAQPIQIRTASLPNQVASGSPLIHGSTPLSQIGVVGTPNIIGQIPVTSAPPTPAPTQITPMGSLAQLGSDDEDMICKRKTKRGILPKTATKIMRSWLFQNIVHPYPSEDEKRQIAAQTNLTLLQVNNWFINARRRILQPMLDASNPDQAKVKKNKPPNRPLQRFWPENIANLRPQIPTTLDGNLSGSSSPLSIGDADGIGDAASNESSSLATSSQPSNQTIVLPNMETATFVINDGHIVNASTSLDKFRSLDHIAGHPSLSNISEASKFIHNSNINASTIMTTTTTATTTAITTSSIIISNNNTTTTATTTAPTTSRGGNSGLSSHSIDNSSSSSSSSSSSSSSNSAGAKAGTTTHRTNKEIDQNNTGKDLTACSSSSSSSSSSSNCGSGIDAIRQQTVCLTDNNLQDSPLLQQ; encoded by the exons ATGTTGGCAACTACTCACATTGTGTCACCCACAGCGTCTCCTAATCTACCAGAGTCGAAAAG TAGCACCACCAGCAGTGGTACAAGCACTACAACGTCTGTGATTACTCAGCAATCGACCAGCAGCGGACAACAAAGTTCTGAATCCCATAGTCTTGAACATGAGAAGAAAGCAATTTGTCG GCACCCCCTCTTTCCTTTGATGGCTCTGTTATTTGAGAAATGTGAACGTGCAACTCAAACCCCTGATTGTCCAGCAGGAGATAGTTTTGATGTTGACATTCAGGCTTTTGTGCAACACCAGGAGAAGGACCGTAATCCTTTTTTCAGTGATGACACAGAATTGGATAGTTTA ATGGTGAAAGCTATTCAGGTTTTACGTATCCATCTACTGGAGTTGGAGAAAGTGAATGAGTTGTGCAAGGATTTCTGCAACCGTTATATAACATGCCTGAAAAGCAAGATGCAGAGCGAGCACCTCCTGCGCACCGAGGTGCATTCGCCAACCCCCAATTTTGATGGTTCAATGagcagcagtagtggcagcaACTCAGGAAATGTCACTCCTTCTCTCAGCACCAGTTCCTCACAGCTAACTCCAACTACAACAGGGCCATCATCAGCCACTGGAACCACtggcatcactaccaccacaagcagcagcggtggtggtggtggtggtagcggaaGTAGCaccagcaaccaccaccaccaccaccaccaccatagcaccagtaccaccaccactaccaccagcaccaccagcaccaccaccaataatactctagctgcagctgctgctgctgctgtttcactCCAAGGTCAGTTGCAGATGCAGCAGCAAGTTGTTGCCTCAATGGCTGCCAACAATGTCCTCATTCAGCAGGgtttagctgctgctgctgtacaaCCAGCTGCTCTTTCAATGGGTTCCTTAGGACAGGGGCAGATTGTATCTGGGGGAACTGTGTATCAAATGGTgcaaacaccacaaggtattgtTGCACAGCCAATTCAG ATTCGAACTGCTTCACTTCCTAACCAAGTGGCAAGTGGTTCACCTCTTATTCATGGTAGTACCCCTTTGTCACAGATTGGTGTTGTTGGAACTCCCAACATCATCGGACAAATCCCTGTTACTTCTGCTCCACCAACTCCAG CACCAACCCAGATCACTCCTATGGGCAGCCTTGCTCAACTTGGTTCCGATGATGAAGATatgatttgtaaaagaaaaactaaaagaggAATCCTGCCTAAGACTGCAACTAAAATTATGAGATCCTGGCTCTTTCAGAATATTGTG CACCCATATCCTTCAGAAGATGAAAAAAGACAAATTGCAGCCCAGACAAACCTAACATTACTTCAAGTCAACAACTG GTTCATCAACGCTCGTCGACGTATATTGCAGCCGATGCTGGATGCCAGCAATCCTGACCAAGCCAAAGTGAAGAAAAATAAGCCACCGAATCGACCTCTTCAAAGGTTCTGGCCTGAAAATATTGCCAATCTACGTCCCCAGATACCTACGACTCTCGATGGTAACCTTTCGGGTAGCTCCAGTCCTCTGTCTATTGGAGATGCTGATGGGATTGGGGATGCAGCATCCAATGAGAGCAGCTCTTTAGCCACATCAAGCCAGCCGTCCAATCAAACCATAGTGCTACCCAATATGGAAACAGCAACTT ttgtCATTAATGATGGCCATATTGTCAATGCTTCCACATCCCTGGACAAATTCCGTTCTTTGGATCACATTGCTGGTCACCCTTCTCTTTCAAACATCTCGGAAGCATCCAAGTTCATTCACAATAGCAACATCAATGCTtccaccatcatgaccaccacaaccaccgccaccaccactgccattacaacgtcttccatcatcatcagcaacaacaacaccaccaccactgccaccaccactgctcccACCACTAGTCGTGGTGGTAATAGTGGACTCAGCAGCCACAGCAttgacaatagtagtagtagtagtagtagtagtagtagtagtagtagtagtaactcaGCTGGTGCTAAAGCTGGTACTACTACTCACCGAACAAACAAAGAGATTGACCAAAATAACACAGGGAAAGACTTAACCGcttgcagtagtagcagtagtagtagtagtagtagtagtaattgtggtaGTGGTATTGATGCAATCAGACAGCAGACTGTCTGTTTGACTGACAACAATCTACAGGACTCTCCCTTGCTGCAGCAATGA
- the LOC106867602 gene encoding homeobox protein PKNOX2 isoform X3, whose product MLATTHIVSPTASPNLPESKSSTTSSGTSTTTSVITQQSTSSGQQSSESHSLEHEKKAICRHPLFPLMALLFEKCERATQTPDCPAGDSFDVDIQAFVQHQEKDRNPFFSDDTELDSLIRTASLPNQVASGSPLIHGSTPLSQIGVVGTPNIIGQIPVTSAPPTPAPTQITPMGSLAQLGSDDEDMICKRKTKRGILPKTATKIMRSWLFQNIVHPYPSEDEKRQIAAQTNLTLLQVNNWFINARRRILQPMLDASNPDQAKVKKNKPPNRPLQRFWPENIANLRPQIPTTLDGNLSGSSSPLSIGDADGIGDAASNESSSLATSSQPSNQTIVLPNMETATFVINDGHIVNASTSLDKFRSLDHIAGHPSLSNISEASKFIHNSNINASTIMTTTTTATTTAITTSSIIISNNNTTTTATTTAPTTSRGGNSGLSSHSIDNSSSSSSSSSSSSSSNSAGAKAGTTTHRTNKEIDQNNTGKDLTACSSSSSSSSSSSNCGSGIDAIRQQTVCLTDNNLQDSPLLQQ is encoded by the exons ATGTTGGCAACTACTCACATTGTGTCACCCACAGCGTCTCCTAATCTACCAGAGTCGAAAAG TAGCACCACCAGCAGTGGTACAAGCACTACAACGTCTGTGATTACTCAGCAATCGACCAGCAGCGGACAACAAAGTTCTGAATCCCATAGTCTTGAACATGAGAAGAAAGCAATTTGTCG GCACCCCCTCTTTCCTTTGATGGCTCTGTTATTTGAGAAATGTGAACGTGCAACTCAAACCCCTGATTGTCCAGCAGGAGATAGTTTTGATGTTGACATTCAGGCTTTTGTGCAACACCAGGAGAAGGACCGTAATCCTTTTTTCAGTGATGACACAGAATTGGATAGTTTA ATTCGAACTGCTTCACTTCCTAACCAAGTGGCAAGTGGTTCACCTCTTATTCATGGTAGTACCCCTTTGTCACAGATTGGTGTTGTTGGAACTCCCAACATCATCGGACAAATCCCTGTTACTTCTGCTCCACCAACTCCAG CACCAACCCAGATCACTCCTATGGGCAGCCTTGCTCAACTTGGTTCCGATGATGAAGATatgatttgtaaaagaaaaactaaaagaggAATCCTGCCTAAGACTGCAACTAAAATTATGAGATCCTGGCTCTTTCAGAATATTGTG CACCCATATCCTTCAGAAGATGAAAAAAGACAAATTGCAGCCCAGACAAACCTAACATTACTTCAAGTCAACAACTG GTTCATCAACGCTCGTCGACGTATATTGCAGCCGATGCTGGATGCCAGCAATCCTGACCAAGCCAAAGTGAAGAAAAATAAGCCACCGAATCGACCTCTTCAAAGGTTCTGGCCTGAAAATATTGCCAATCTACGTCCCCAGATACCTACGACTCTCGATGGTAACCTTTCGGGTAGCTCCAGTCCTCTGTCTATTGGAGATGCTGATGGGATTGGGGATGCAGCATCCAATGAGAGCAGCTCTTTAGCCACATCAAGCCAGCCGTCCAATCAAACCATAGTGCTACCCAATATGGAAACAGCAACTT ttgtCATTAATGATGGCCATATTGTCAATGCTTCCACATCCCTGGACAAATTCCGTTCTTTGGATCACATTGCTGGTCACCCTTCTCTTTCAAACATCTCGGAAGCATCCAAGTTCATTCACAATAGCAACATCAATGCTtccaccatcatgaccaccacaaccaccgccaccaccactgccattacaacgtcttccatcatcatcagcaacaacaacaccaccaccactgccaccaccactgctcccACCACTAGTCGTGGTGGTAATAGTGGACTCAGCAGCCACAGCAttgacaatagtagtagtagtagtagtagtagtagtagtagtagtagtagtaactcaGCTGGTGCTAAAGCTGGTACTACTACTCACCGAACAAACAAAGAGATTGACCAAAATAACACAGGGAAAGACTTAACCGcttgcagtagtagcagtagtagtagtagtagtagtagtaattgtggtaGTGGTATTGATGCAATCAGACAGCAGACTGTCTGTTTGACTGACAACAATCTACAGGACTCTCCCTTGCTGCAGCAATGA